A section of the Caballeronia sp. M1242 genome encodes:
- a CDS encoding 2-aminoethylphosphonate aminotransferase yields MLLLNPGPVTLTERVRNSLLQTDLCHREPEFFDLQDEARTRLVAAYELDPAKWTAVLMTGSGTAAVESMIAGLVPEGGRLLVVENGVYGDRIAQIAAQYGIEHEVLKYEWMQAPDTDAIVRMIDEKAFTHVAIIHHETTTGRLNPLDALSRACAERGVGLLVDGVSSFGAEAIDFDGGGIVAVAATANKCLHGVPGAAFVIARRDALAKAASRTYYLGIARLAKLQDARNTPFTPSVHAYYALVEALREFEDEGGWRKRHARYATLAEQVRAGFAALGIESALPADESSVVLRAYRLPAGISYETLHDALKAKGFVIYAGQGGLSKTLFRISTMGALDASDMDRLIASVAELLR; encoded by the coding sequence ATGCTGCTGCTCAATCCCGGTCCCGTCACGCTCACCGAACGCGTGCGCAACAGCCTGTTGCAGACAGACTTGTGCCATCGCGAGCCGGAGTTCTTCGACTTGCAGGACGAAGCGAGAACGCGGCTCGTCGCGGCATACGAGCTCGATCCCGCGAAGTGGACGGCGGTGCTGATGACCGGCTCCGGCACGGCTGCCGTCGAAAGCATGATCGCGGGCCTCGTGCCGGAAGGCGGGCGGCTGCTCGTCGTGGAAAACGGCGTGTATGGCGACCGCATCGCGCAGATCGCGGCGCAGTACGGCATCGAGCATGAAGTGCTGAAGTACGAATGGATGCAGGCGCCGGACACCGACGCGATCGTCCGTATGATCGACGAGAAGGCGTTCACGCACGTCGCGATCATTCATCATGAAACGACGACGGGCCGCCTGAATCCGCTCGATGCGCTCTCGCGGGCGTGCGCCGAACGCGGCGTCGGCCTATTGGTCGATGGCGTGAGCAGCTTTGGCGCCGAAGCGATCGACTTCGACGGCGGCGGTATCGTCGCGGTGGCGGCGACGGCGAACAAGTGCCTGCACGGCGTGCCGGGCGCGGCGTTCGTGATCGCGCGGCGCGACGCGCTGGCGAAGGCCGCGAGCCGCACGTACTACCTCGGCATCGCGCGGCTCGCGAAGTTGCAGGACGCGCGCAACACGCCGTTCACGCCGTCGGTGCATGCGTACTACGCGCTCGTCGAGGCGTTGCGCGAGTTCGAGGACGAAGGCGGCTGGCGCAAGCGCCACGCGCGCTATGCGACGCTGGCCGAGCAAGTGCGAGCGGGCTTTGCGGCGCTCGGCATCGAGAGCGCGTTGCCGGCGGACGAGTCGTCGGTCGTGCTGCGCGCGTACCGGCTGCCGGCGGGCATCAGCTACGAAACGCTGCACGATGCGCTGAAGGCCAAGGGCTTCGTGATCTACGCGGGGCAGGGCGGCTTGTCGAAGACCTTGTTCCGCATCTCGACGATGGGCGCGCTCGACGCCAGCGACATGGATCGCCTGATCGCATCCGTCGCGGAACTGCTGCGTTGA
- the xdhB gene encoding xanthine dehydrogenase molybdopterin binding subunit yields the protein MNKASEPIALDAAARPANVDVDAAGAALPHESAALHVSGEAVYTDDIRELRGTLHAALGLSRYAHARIVSMNLDAVRAAPGVVAVLTAADIRGENNCGPVLHDDPILAADEVQYLGQPVFAVIAETHDLARRAAALAKSDDVVRYEPLEAVLTPREAKARKQFVLPPLHLKRGDPEARIAGAKHRIAGEFEVGGQEQFYLEGQVAYAVPKESDGMLVYSSTQHPSEMQQVVAHMLDWPTHAVVCECRRMGGGFGGKESQSALFACVAALAAHVLKRPVKLRADRDDDFMITGKRHDAVYEYEAGFDDDGRIVGARVEIALRAGYSADLSGAVATRAVCHFDNAYFLSDVDIRAFCCKTNTQSNTAFRGFGGPQGALVMEVMLDEIAHRLKRDPLDVRRANYYGIDERDVTPYGQTVADNVLAPLTDELIASSDYHARRQAIAAFNATNDVLKRGIAFTPVKFGISFNVPFLNQAGALVHVYKDGSVLVNHGGTEMGQGLNTKVAQVVASVLGIGLARVRVTATDTSKVANTSATAASTGSDLNGKAAEAAALTIRTRLAELAAKQLGGAAADVRFHGGVVEANGGQMPFDQLVAAAYLARVQLWSDGFYATPKVHWDAKTLTGHPFYYFAYGAAVSEVVVDTLTGEWKLLRADVLHDAGRSINPAIDLGQVEGGFVQGMGWLTTEELWWNRDGRLMTHAPSTYKIPAVNDTPAAFHVALFRGAGNENVEPTIFRSKAVGEPPLLLAFSVLLAIRAAIAGASPDAPNAPKLRAPATPEAILDALASVPAEAEAAAPVN from the coding sequence ATGAACAAGGCCAGCGAACCGATCGCACTGGATGCCGCCGCCCGTCCCGCCAACGTGGACGTCGACGCCGCGGGCGCCGCGCTGCCGCACGAATCGGCGGCGCTGCATGTGAGCGGCGAGGCGGTCTACACCGACGACATCCGCGAATTGCGCGGCACCCTGCACGCGGCGCTCGGCCTGTCGCGATACGCACACGCGCGCATCGTCTCGATGAATCTGGACGCTGTGCGTGCCGCGCCCGGCGTCGTCGCGGTTCTGACCGCCGCCGACATTCGCGGCGAGAACAACTGCGGCCCGGTGCTGCACGACGACCCGATCCTCGCCGCCGACGAAGTGCAGTACCTCGGGCAGCCGGTGTTCGCGGTGATCGCAGAGACGCACGATCTGGCGCGCCGCGCCGCCGCGCTCGCCAAAAGCGACGACGTGGTGCGCTACGAGCCGCTCGAAGCCGTCCTGACGCCGCGCGAAGCCAAGGCGCGCAAGCAGTTCGTGCTGCCGCCGCTGCATCTGAAACGCGGCGATCCGGAAGCGCGCATCGCGGGGGCGAAGCATCGAATTGCTGGGGAATTCGAGGTCGGCGGGCAGGAGCAGTTCTATCTCGAAGGCCAGGTGGCGTATGCCGTGCCGAAGGAATCGGACGGCATGCTCGTCTACAGCTCGACGCAGCATCCGAGCGAAATGCAGCAGGTCGTCGCGCACATGCTCGACTGGCCGACGCACGCGGTCGTGTGCGAATGCCGGCGCATGGGCGGCGGCTTCGGCGGCAAGGAATCGCAATCCGCGCTCTTTGCGTGCGTCGCGGCGCTCGCCGCCCATGTGCTCAAGCGCCCGGTGAAGCTGCGCGCCGATCGCGACGACGACTTCATGATCACCGGCAAGCGCCACGACGCGGTCTACGAATACGAAGCCGGCTTCGACGACGACGGCCGTATCGTCGGCGCGCGCGTCGAGATTGCGCTGCGGGCCGGCTATTCGGCGGACTTGTCGGGCGCGGTCGCGACGCGCGCCGTGTGCCACTTCGACAACGCGTATTTCCTGAGCGATGTCGATATCCGCGCGTTCTGCTGCAAGACCAACACGCAGTCGAACACGGCGTTTCGCGGCTTCGGCGGCCCGCAAGGCGCGCTCGTGATGGAAGTGATGCTCGATGAAATCGCGCATCGGCTCAAGCGCGATCCGCTCGATGTGCGGCGCGCGAACTACTACGGCATCGACGAGCGCGACGTCACGCCGTACGGCCAGACCGTCGCGGACAACGTGCTCGCGCCGCTCACCGACGAATTGATCGCGTCCAGCGATTACCACGCGCGCCGCCAAGCGATTGCCGCGTTCAACGCGACGAACGACGTGCTAAAGCGCGGCATCGCGTTCACGCCGGTCAAGTTCGGCATCTCGTTCAACGTGCCGTTTCTGAATCAGGCCGGCGCGCTCGTGCACGTCTACAAGGACGGCTCGGTGCTCGTCAATCATGGCGGCACGGAAATGGGCCAGGGGCTCAACACGAAGGTCGCGCAAGTGGTGGCGAGCGTGCTCGGCATCGGCCTGGCGCGCGTGCGGGTGACGGCCACCGATACGTCGAAGGTCGCGAATACGTCGGCGACGGCGGCATCCACCGGAAGCGATCTGAACGGCAAGGCGGCGGAAGCGGCGGCGCTGACCATCCGCACGCGCCTCGCGGAACTGGCCGCGAAGCAGCTCGGCGGCGCAGCCGCGGACGTGCGCTTTCACGGCGGCGTGGTCGAGGCGAACGGCGGGCAGATGCCCTTCGATCAACTGGTCGCGGCCGCGTATCTGGCGCGCGTGCAGTTGTGGTCCGACGGCTTCTACGCCACGCCCAAGGTTCATTGGGACGCGAAGACGCTGACCGGTCATCCGTTCTACTACTTCGCGTACGGCGCGGCGGTGTCGGAAGTCGTCGTCGATACGCTCACCGGCGAATGGAAGCTGCTACGCGCCGACGTGCTTCACGACGCGGGGCGCTCGATCAATCCGGCCATCGATTTGGGACAAGTGGAAGGCGGCTTCGTTCAGGGCATGGGCTGGCTCACGACGGAGGAACTGTGGTGGAACCGCGACGGACGCCTGATGACGCACGCGCCTTCCACCTACAAGATTCCCGCCGTCAACGACACGCCCGCCGCGTTCCACGTCGCGCTCTTTCGCGGCGCGGGCAACGAGAACGTCGAGCCGACCATCTTCCGCTCGAAGGCGGTCGGCGAGCCGCCGCTGTTGCTCGCGTTTTCGGTGCTGCTCGCGATCCGCGCGGCCATCGCGGGCGCTTCGCCCGACGCGCCGAACGCGCCGAAACTGCGCGCGCCCGCCACGCCCGAAGCGATTCTCGATGCGCTCGCTTCCGTCCCCGCCGAGGCGGAGGCCGCCGCCCCGGTAAACTAG
- a CDS encoding disulfide bond formation protein B, whose amino-acid sequence MHEDDRALRRERRLLTLLGFVCLGLVAGALYLQFFRGEDPCPLCIIQRYFFVLIAVFAFLGAGFNGWRGVALLEALVALSALGGLATAARHVYIQANPGFSCGFDALQPVVDSLPPARWLPQVFKVAGLCETAYPPIFGLTLPQWSLVAFAIIFALVALSLRSRRKTRAAAL is encoded by the coding sequence ATGCACGAGGACGACCGCGCGCTGCGCCGCGAGCGGCGGCTCTTGACGCTGCTGGGCTTCGTATGTCTCGGGCTCGTCGCCGGGGCGCTGTATCTGCAGTTCTTCCGTGGCGAAGACCCGTGTCCGCTGTGCATTATCCAGCGCTACTTCTTCGTGCTGATCGCCGTCTTCGCGTTTCTCGGCGCGGGCTTCAACGGCTGGCGCGGCGTCGCGCTGCTGGAGGCGCTCGTCGCGCTTTCGGCGCTCGGCGGGCTGGCCACGGCCGCGCGGCACGTCTACATTCAGGCGAATCCCGGCTTTAGCTGCGGCTTCGACGCGTTGCAACCCGTCGTCGACAGCCTGCCTCCCGCGCGCTGGCTGCCGCAAGTCTTCAAGGTGGCGGGGCTTTGTGAGACGGCTTATCCGCCGATTTTCGGGCTCACGCTGCCGCAGTGGTCGCTGGTCGCGTTCGCCATCATCTTCGCGCTGGTTGCGTTGAGCCTCCGGTCGAGGCGCAAAACGCGGGCGGCGGCGCTTTGA
- a CDS encoding adenosine deaminase, whose amino-acid sequence MNPTLADKIARAPKAELHIHIEGSLEPELIFALAERNGVKLAYDSIDALRAAYAFTDLQSFLDIYYAGASVLLHEADFYDMTMAYVERALADHVTHAEIFFDPQTHTERGVAIETVVAGIERALAEGEKRGLTSKLILCFLRHLSEEDALATYESALPLFDQYAHRLIGVGLDSSERGHPPSKFERVFAKARERGLKLVAHAGEEGPPAYVYEALDVLKVDRVDHGVRSIEDAALVARLADARIALTVCPLSNIKLCVFDDMTKHTLKDLLDQGVAVMINSDDPAYFGGYVNANYFAIVDALKLSDKEVYTLLKNSLEASFVTDEERAAMVARLDAYWKQ is encoded by the coding sequence ATGAATCCCACACTCGCCGACAAGATCGCGCGCGCGCCGAAGGCGGAACTGCACATTCACATCGAAGGATCGCTGGAGCCCGAACTGATCTTCGCGCTTGCCGAAAGGAACGGCGTGAAGCTCGCGTACGACTCCATCGACGCGCTGCGCGCCGCGTACGCGTTCACCGACTTGCAGTCGTTCCTCGACATCTACTACGCGGGCGCGAGCGTCCTGCTGCATGAGGCCGATTTCTACGACATGACGATGGCCTACGTCGAGCGCGCGCTCGCCGACCACGTCACGCACGCGGAGATCTTCTTCGATCCGCAAACGCATACGGAGCGCGGCGTCGCTATTGAGACGGTCGTCGCGGGCATCGAGCGCGCGCTCGCCGAAGGCGAGAAACGCGGCCTCACGTCGAAGCTGATTCTGTGCTTCCTGCGTCATCTTTCCGAGGAAGACGCGCTCGCCACGTACGAAAGCGCGCTGCCGCTCTTCGACCAGTACGCGCATCGGCTGATCGGTGTCGGGCTGGATTCGTCGGAACGCGGGCATCCGCCGTCGAAATTCGAACGCGTCTTCGCGAAGGCGCGGGAGCGCGGGCTGAAGCTCGTCGCGCATGCGGGCGAGGAAGGGCCGCCCGCGTATGTCTACGAGGCGCTGGATGTGCTCAAGGTGGATCGCGTCGATCACGGCGTGCGCAGCATCGAAGACGCGGCGCTCGTCGCGCGTCTCGCGGATGCGCGCATCGCGCTGACCGTGTGCCCGCTCTCGAACATCAAGCTCTGCGTGTTCGACGACATGACCAAGCACACGCTGAAAGACCTGCTGGATCAGGGCGTCGCGGTGATGATCAATTCGGACGATCCCGCGTACTTCGGCGGCTACGTCAACGCGAACTACTTCGCCATCGTCGATGCGCTGAAGCTCTCCGACAAGGAGGTCTACACGCTGCTGAAGAACAGCCTGGAAGCCTCGTTCGTCACCGACGAGGAACGCGCCGCGATGGTCGCGCGCCTCGACGCGTACTGGAAGCAGTAA
- the guaD gene encoding guanine deaminase, protein MTQTAYRAQLLTFREDPALAADGAVYEADGLLIVEDGKVVAAGAYASLRDTLGADATVHTMRDKLIVPGFIDSHIHFPQTDMIASPAAGLLPWLNTYTFPTERGFENPAVARETASFFLDELLACGTTTALVYCTVHKQSADAFFTESEARNLRMVAGKVLMDRNCPEFLRDTAQSGYDDSAELIARWHGRGRQHYALTPRFAPTSTEAQLEACGALAQQHRDVFIQTHVAENTDEIKWVESLFPGHRSYLDVYDHYGLLRRRAVYGHCIHFDDTDRQRMAETGAVASHCPTSNLFLGSGLFDFEKAGASKMPVALATDVGGGTSFSMLQTMNEAHKVARLTGHHLSATRMFWLATTGAAQVLELDDKIGTLAPGSEADFVVLDPAATPLLARRTARVESLEELLFAFALLGDDRAVFETYAAGKRVHERERRRTTALELAA, encoded by the coding sequence ATGACTCAGACCGCCTACCGCGCCCAGTTGCTCACCTTCCGCGAAGACCCCGCGCTCGCCGCCGACGGCGCGGTGTACGAGGCGGACGGCCTGTTGATCGTCGAGGACGGCAAAGTGGTCGCGGCGGGCGCGTATGCGTCGCTGCGCGACACGCTCGGCGCGGACGCGACCGTGCACACCATGCGCGACAAGCTGATCGTGCCGGGCTTCATCGACTCGCATATCCACTTTCCGCAGACGGACATGATCGCGTCGCCCGCGGCGGGTCTGTTGCCGTGGCTCAACACGTATACGTTTCCGACCGAGCGCGGCTTCGAGAATCCAGCCGTCGCGCGCGAGACGGCGAGCTTTTTCCTCGACGAACTGCTCGCGTGCGGCACGACGACGGCGCTCGTCTACTGCACGGTACACAAGCAATCCGCCGATGCGTTCTTCACCGAAAGCGAGGCGCGCAATCTGCGCATGGTGGCGGGCAAGGTGCTGATGGATCGCAACTGCCCCGAGTTTCTGCGCGACACGGCGCAATCCGGCTACGACGACAGCGCCGAGCTCATCGCGCGCTGGCATGGCCGCGGACGACAGCATTACGCGCTGACGCCGCGCTTTGCGCCGACATCGACCGAAGCGCAACTGGAAGCGTGCGGCGCGCTCGCGCAGCAACATCGCGATGTGTTCATTCAGACGCACGTCGCCGAGAACACCGACGAGATCAAGTGGGTCGAGAGCCTGTTTCCGGGCCACCGCAGTTATCTGGACGTCTACGATCACTACGGCCTCCTGCGGCGGCGCGCGGTGTACGGCCACTGCATCCATTTCGACGATACCGACCGGCAGCGCATGGCCGAAACGGGCGCGGTGGCGTCGCATTGCCCGACGTCGAACCTGTTTCTCGGCAGCGGTTTGTTCGATTTCGAGAAAGCTGGCGCGTCAAAGATGCCGGTCGCGCTCGCGACGGACGTGGGCGGCGGCACCTCGTTTTCGATGCTCCAGACGATGAACGAAGCGCACAAGGTCGCGCGTCTGACGGGGCATCACTTAAGCGCGACGCGCATGTTCTGGCTCGCGACGACGGGCGCAGCGCAAGTCCTCGAACTCGACGACAAGATCGGCACGCTCGCGCCCGGCAGCGAAGCAGATTTCGTCGTGCTCGATCCGGCCGCGACGCCGCTGCTCGCCCGGCGCACGGCGCGCGTGGAATCGCTCGAAGAACTGCTGTTCGCGTTTGCGCTGCTCGGCGATGACCGCGCCGTATTCGAGACCTACGCGGCAGGCAAGCGCGTGCACGAGCGCGAGCGGCGCAGGACGACGGCGCTGGAACTGGCGGCTTAA
- the xdhC gene encoding xanthine dehydrogenase accessory protein XdhC: MQVWLNDLQHLLAHGDAVVLVTVARVEGSAPREPGTKMIVTREDARYTIGGGHLEWKAIETARQVLKDGMRSPRMRRLERFALGPSLGQCCGGAVVLAFERLDVSDLNWVTSLAKRTAAGLSTVRSVSFAPMPDAVMLSDPEPGADTADCLLWDGAGFDESGALLTETIAPRDFQVVLFGAGHVGAALVRVLATLPCHVRWVDERDAAFPAAQFVPDNVTIEPNDAPDEAVDNAPAGTYFIVMTHNHAVDLVLAERILARGDFAFFGMIGSHTKRRQFEHRLAARGIDPARIARMVCPIGIDGIVDKAPEVIAVAAAAQLLQAVEARAELSASSQQTA; the protein is encoded by the coding sequence ATGCAAGTTTGGCTGAACGACCTGCAACACCTGCTCGCGCACGGCGACGCCGTCGTGCTCGTGACGGTCGCGCGTGTCGAAGGCTCCGCGCCGCGCGAGCCGGGCACGAAGATGATCGTCACGCGCGAGGACGCCCGCTACACCATCGGCGGCGGCCATCTCGAATGGAAGGCGATTGAAACCGCCCGGCAAGTGCTGAAGGACGGCATGCGCAGCCCGCGCATGCGCCGGCTCGAACGTTTCGCGCTCGGTCCGAGCCTCGGCCAGTGCTGCGGCGGCGCGGTCGTGCTCGCGTTCGAGCGGCTCGACGTATCGGACCTGAACTGGGTGACTTCGCTCGCCAAACGCACGGCGGCCGGGCTTTCGACGGTGCGCAGCGTCTCCTTCGCGCCGATGCCCGACGCCGTGATGCTGTCCGATCCCGAGCCGGGCGCCGACACCGCCGACTGCCTGTTGTGGGACGGCGCCGGCTTCGACGAGAGCGGCGCGCTGCTCACCGAAACCATCGCGCCGCGCGACTTTCAGGTGGTGCTGTTCGGCGCGGGTCACGTGGGCGCGGCGCTCGTGCGCGTGCTCGCCACGCTGCCCTGTCACGTGCGATGGGTCGACGAGCGCGACGCCGCGTTCCCGGCCGCGCAGTTCGTGCCGGACAACGTGACGATCGAGCCGAACGACGCGCCCGACGAAGCCGTCGACAACGCGCCGGCCGGCACGTACTTCATCGTCATGACGCACAACCATGCGGTGGATCTCGTGCTGGCCGAACGCATTCTCGCGCGCGGCGACTTCGCGTTCTTCGGCATGATCGGCTCGCACACGAAGCGCCGGCAGTTCGAGCACCGGCTCGCGGCGCGCGGCATCGACCCGGCGCGTATTGCGAGGATGGTGTGTCCGATCGGCATCGACGGCATCGTCGATAAGGCCCCCGAAGTGATCGCCGTCGCAGCAGCCGCCCAGCTGCTGCAGGCCGTGGAAGCGCGTGCCGAGCTTTCCGCGTCGTCGCAACAGACCGCTTGA
- the xdhA gene encoding xanthine dehydrogenase small subunit yields MTTHTIRFLHRGAVRDIADAPATRTVLQHLRANDCTGTKEGCAEGDCGACTVVVGELDSAGELALKAVNACIQLLPTLDSRALFTVEDLRGADGALHPVQQALVDCHGSQCGFCTPGFVMSLWALYHAHPRDAGPPSRDEIAAAISGNLCRCTGYRPIIDAAERMFDYPPPAFDRDAIRDALAGLRRTQTFEYRAPDARGEAFGTPAFHAPVTRAEFASLRAANPDARLLAGSTDIGLWITKQFRDLGDILFIGNVEELKRIERDAQTLTIGAAASLEDAYAALTADYPELAELWTRFASRPIRNAGTLGGNIANGSPIGDSMPALIALDAELVLQHADKTRTMPLDAFYLAYQKTALQPGEFIAAIRVPRPAADLRFRTYKVAKRYDQDISAVCGAFAIRLDDSHRVTSARIAFGGMAATPKRAAQVEAALIGAQWSDDTVRAAMNALDADFQPLTDMRASSAYRAKVARNLLRRFHLETRADAPLALAQVNAFAYAAHASISEEQP; encoded by the coding sequence ATGACAACGCACACCATCCGCTTTCTGCACCGCGGCGCCGTCCGCGACATCGCCGATGCGCCCGCCACGCGCACCGTGCTTCAGCATCTGCGCGCGAACGACTGCACCGGCACGAAAGAAGGCTGCGCCGAAGGCGATTGCGGCGCGTGCACCGTGGTCGTCGGCGAACTCGATTCAGCGGGCGAGCTCGCGCTCAAGGCCGTCAACGCGTGCATCCAGCTTCTGCCGACGCTCGATTCGCGCGCGCTGTTCACCGTCGAAGACCTGCGCGGCGCCGACGGCGCGCTGCATCCTGTGCAACAGGCGCTCGTCGATTGTCACGGCTCGCAATGCGGCTTCTGCACGCCGGGCTTCGTCATGTCGCTGTGGGCGCTGTATCACGCCCATCCTCGCGATGCCGGCCCGCCGTCGCGCGACGAAATCGCCGCCGCCATCTCGGGCAATCTGTGCCGCTGCACCGGTTACCGGCCGATCATCGATGCCGCCGAGCGCATGTTCGACTATCCGCCGCCCGCTTTCGACCGCGATGCGATCCGCGACGCGCTCGCCGGCCTGCGCCGCACGCAGACGTTCGAATACCGCGCGCCCGACGCGCGCGGCGAAGCCTTCGGCACCCCGGCATTTCATGCGCCCGTCACGCGCGCCGAATTCGCCAGCCTTAGGGCAGCGAACCCGGACGCGCGTCTGCTCGCGGGCAGCACGGATATCGGCCTGTGGATCACCAAGCAGTTTCGCGATCTCGGCGACATTCTGTTTATCGGCAATGTCGAGGAACTGAAGCGCATCGAGCGCGACGCGCAGACGCTGACGATCGGCGCGGCGGCATCGCTCGAAGATGCGTATGCCGCGCTTACCGCCGATTACCCCGAACTCGCCGAACTCTGGACGCGCTTCGCGTCGCGCCCGATCCGCAATGCCGGCACGCTCGGCGGCAACATCGCGAACGGCTCGCCGATCGGCGATTCGATGCCCGCGCTCATCGCGCTCGACGCCGAACTCGTGCTGCAACACGCCGACAAAACGCGCACGATGCCGCTCGACGCGTTCTACCTCGCGTATCAGAAGACCGCGCTTCAGCCGGGCGAATTCATCGCGGCCATCCGCGTGCCGCGCCCTGCCGCGGACTTGCGGTTCCGGACGTACAAGGTGGCGAAGCGCTACGATCAGGACATCTCCGCCGTCTGCGGCGCTTTCGCGATCCGGCTGGACGACAGCCATCGCGTGACGAGCGCGCGGATTGCATTCGGCGGCATGGCGGCGACGCCCAAACGCGCGGCTCAGGTCGAAGCGGCGCTGATCGGCGCGCAATGGAGCGACGACACCGTGCGCGCCGCCATGAACGCGCTCGATGCCGACTTCCAGCCGCTCACCGACATGCGCGCATCGAGCGCGTATCGGGCGAAGGTGGCGCGCAACCTGCTGCGGCGCTTCCATCTGGAGACGCGCGCCGACGCGCCGCTCGCGCTGGCCCAAGTGAACGCGTTCGCCTACGCCGCGCATGCGTCGATCTCCGAGGAGCAGCCATGA
- a CDS encoding NCS2 family permease, with the protein MDTTATTQRDTTALERFFGIRAAGSRTKTEIVAGITTFLTAMYIIVVNPGILSQAGVPFPAALTATVIVSFLGSCAMGLYARNPVLVAPGMGMNALFAFVMVHGGKMPWQTALGCVFWAGVIFAVLAVFNARKLVVDAIPANLRHAVSCGIGLFISLIGLVNAKFVVGDPVTIVHSASLNPVVITFLIGLAVTTILVARKVTGALMLGIVFTTIIAIPIGRVWGDGTAYWPAAIATKTLVNWNGLFAAPDFSGIWQLDLTGALKVVYWPFIFVMLFTSFFDALSTFMAISEAGKLFDANGNPRNIRQSMMVDAFSALVSAPLGTSPANAYIESAAGISAGGRTGLVAVVAGLCFLPFLFLSPLLSLVPAIATAPALVLVGVFMMEAITQIEWHRFDEAIPAFLAMILIPLTYSITDGVAYGFLAFVVLKSATGRFNEIKPAMWIIAAFSLVLLSQL; encoded by the coding sequence ATGGATACCACAGCAACAACCCAACGCGACACCACCGCCCTCGAACGATTCTTCGGCATTCGCGCGGCCGGCTCGCGCACGAAGACCGAGATCGTCGCGGGCATCACGACGTTTCTCACGGCGATGTACATCATCGTCGTCAATCCCGGCATTCTTTCGCAGGCCGGCGTGCCGTTTCCGGCGGCGTTGACGGCAACGGTCATCGTCAGCTTTCTCGGCAGCTGCGCGATGGGCCTCTACGCGCGCAACCCCGTGCTCGTCGCGCCGGGCATGGGCATGAACGCGCTCTTCGCCTTCGTGATGGTCCACGGCGGCAAGATGCCGTGGCAAACCGCGCTCGGCTGCGTGTTCTGGGCCGGCGTGATCTTCGCGGTGCTCGCGGTGTTCAACGCGCGCAAGCTCGTTGTCGATGCGATTCCCGCGAACCTGCGCCACGCGGTGTCGTGCGGCATCGGCTTGTTCATCAGCCTGATCGGGCTCGTGAACGCGAAGTTCGTCGTCGGCGATCCGGTGACGATCGTGCATTCGGCCTCGCTCAATCCGGTGGTCATCACGTTCCTGATCGGCCTTGCCGTCACGACGATTCTCGTCGCGCGCAAGGTGACCGGCGCGCTGATGCTCGGCATCGTGTTCACGACGATCATCGCCATTCCCATCGGCCGCGTCTGGGGCGACGGCACCGCGTACTGGCCCGCCGCCATCGCCACGAAAACGCTCGTGAACTGGAACGGCCTCTTCGCCGCGCCGGACTTCTCGGGCATCTGGCAACTGGACCTGACGGGCGCGCTCAAGGTGGTCTACTGGCCGTTCATCTTCGTGATGCTCTTCACGTCGTTCTTCGACGCGCTTTCCACGTTCATGGCGATCTCGGAGGCCGGCAAGCTGTTCGACGCGAACGGCAACCCGCGCAACATCCGCCAGTCGATGATGGTCGACGCCTTTTCCGCGCTCGTTTCCGCGCCGCTCGGCACGAGTCCGGCGAACGCGTATATCGAATCGGCGGCGGGCATTTCGGCGGGCGGGCGCACCGGACTCGTCGCCGTCGTCGCGGGCCTGTGCTTTCTGCCGTTCCTGTTTCTCTCGCCGCTCCTGTCGCTCGTTCCGGCAATCGCGACCGCGCCGGCGCTCGTGCTCGTCGGCGTGTTCATGATGGAAGCGATCACGCAGATCGAATGGCATCGCTTCGATGAAGCCATTCCCGCGTTCCTCGCGATGATCCTGATTCCGCTGACCTACTCGATCACCGACGGCGTCGCCTACGGCTTTCTCGCGTTCGTCGTGCTGAAGTCGGCGACCGGGCGCTTCAACGAGATCAAGCCGGCGATGTGGATCATCGCGGCCTTCTCGCTCGTATTGCTTTCGCAGTTGTAG